GGTCACCGAACTGGCGGAGCCGTTTCGCATGTCGCTGCCCGCAGTATCGCGACATATCCGGGTGCTGGAAAAAGCTCGCCTGGTTGCGAGAAGCGTCGATGGCAGGGTGCACCGCTGCTCATTCCGGGCGGAGCCGCTCCAGGGAGTACAGCAGTGGCTCAATCACTACCGCCACTTCTGGGAGGGAACACTCGACTCCCTCGCCTCGTACGCCGAGCACAGCAAACACGAATAAGAGCGCGAAGGGAGACGCCATTGCCTGAACAGACAGCAAGCCAGCGGGAGACCTTGAGGCTTGAAGTACGCAAGACGATCGCCGCAACGCCAGAGTGGCTCTTCGCTGCCTGGACTCAGCCGGAGCGCCTCAAGCAATGGTGGGGTCCCGAAGGCGTTACCTGCATCGATGCGGTTGTGGACTTGCGCGTCGGAGGCAAATACCGAATTGGGAATCGCCTGCCTGACGGGAAAGTGCTTTGGATTATCGGCGAGTACCGCGTCGTGCAGCCGCCAATGAAACTCGCCTACACGTGGCAAATCGAATCCGAAACCCATGCCTCGGAAATCGTTACAGTGAGCTTCGAGCCCCGCGAGAACGGAACCGAAGTCGCTGTGATCCACGAGCGCATCCCCGATGTCGCTATTCGAGACCAACATCAATACGGGTGGCAAGGCTGCCTCTCCGGCCTGGCGGAGTACGCTGCGCTCAGTTAACCGGAGCCCCTAGCATATGGAGATCGGCGGCAGCGCACACGAGCGCCGAAGGCGCGCCAATCTGGTAGTCGGTTTTTGCATTTGATGTTGCCTTAACCGATTG
The window above is part of the Terriglobales bacterium genome. Proteins encoded here:
- a CDS encoding metalloregulator ArsR/SmtB family transcription factor encodes the protein MLSTTKTKPSLSDARLDAVFRALGDRTRRALLARLSHGPAMVTELAEPFRMSLPAVSRHIRVLEKARLVARSVDGRVHRCSFRAEPLQGVQQWLNHYRHFWEGTLDSLASYAEHSKHE
- a CDS encoding SRPBCC domain-containing protein → MPEQTASQRETLRLEVRKTIAATPEWLFAAWTQPERLKQWWGPEGVTCIDAVVDLRVGGKYRIGNRLPDGKVLWIIGEYRVVQPPMKLAYTWQIESETHASEIVTVSFEPRENGTEVAVIHERIPDVAIRDQHQYGWQGCLSGLAEYAALS